A segment of the Neochlamydia sp. S13 genome:
TTTTCAGCGGATTCCCGTCTAGCTTAAGATTTAACCGTTCAGTTAGCTGACCCATCTCTGCAGGAAGGGTGGTGAGCTTGTTGTTCTCTAAGTCAAGCCAACGTAACTGCAAAAGCTGTCCCATCTCTATAGGAAGAGCAGTAAGCTGATTGTAACTTAAGCTAAGCGTCTGCAGCTGCGATAACTGCCCTATTTCTATCGGGAGATTGGTAAGTTGGTTGTCATCTAAATTAAGCATTTCAAGCTTAGCCAGCTGCCCTATCTCTGCAGGAAGGGTAGTAAGCTGATTATAGGATAAATCAAGCTTTTGCATTTGAGAGAGATGTCTAATCTCTATAGGAAAAGTAGTAAACCGATTGTCATCTAAGTAAAGCCATTTCAGCTGGGAGGCCTGGCCTATCTTAGTAGGAAGAGCCGTGAGCTGATTTGCGCTTAAAAAAAGCCTTTCTAACTTAGAGAGCTGCCCTGCTTCTGCAGGAAGGGCGGTGAGCTGATTGCCGCTTAAGTAAAGAATTTGCAACTGGGCAAGTTGCCTTATCTCTGCAGGAAGCGTGGTAAGCCGGTTGTTAGTTAAGCTAAGCTCTTGCAGTTGAGAAAGACAACCTATTTCTGCAGGCAAAAGCGTTAAGCCAACTTCCGCTAACGATAAATTCCTAATATTTTTACCATGGCTTTCAATCCACTTTCTGAAAAGCTCTCCTTGTTTTTCTAAAGGTAAATACTTAATTTTTTCTTGACTTAAGTATTCTTCCCCACCAGGAAGTTTTTTCCACATTAATAGGCGATTAATATTTATAAGATAAGAGGAATAATTAACCAGAGTAAAACATCTCTTCTCCTCGGTTCTCCATTTAAATTCTAACTCCAAAGGGGCAAGCGCTCTAGCTAGAGCAAAGGTTTGCTTGAAGATTGCCTTGGCTTTTTCTCCTTCAGAAAGCCTATCCTCTAGCTTATAAATTTTATCTAAAATAAAAGCCTGCTTGCTAATACCTTCTTGAGGAAAGTGCATTTTACCTATCCTTTATAGCTTGCAAAAAAATATTTTAAAGCTTATTTTCTTCATTATACCATCCTAAGTATTAGTGTATAAACCCTAGCTTGTGAAACAAAGGATAGATGTACTCTTCTTTCTTTAATCTCCCCTAAGGCCTGTTTCCCATAGGCTAGCAACAGCATGAATATCTTGTATAAGCATCTTTGGCATTCCACTTTCTTGTGCAAGAAGCTGGAAAGCTGTACGGTCCTCTAAGCTTTTTAAGCCTTCACAAGCTAAAATCAAATAGGTTGCCAAAGGAATATCCTTACGAACTTGAGAATCTCTTAGGATTTCTAAACATGCTTTGGCCACATCTTCCTCTTCTTTAAAAGCAATCAAAGCAATAGCTGCTCTTTCATTGTCCTCGTTAATAGGACGACCATGCACAACTTTTAACAAGAACTCTTTAGCTGGTTTTCCTATGGCACGTAAAGCTGCCAACACAATATCTTCTTCAAAAAAATCTCCTTGGCTTAAGGATTCGAATAAGGCAATAATAGCACGTTTATCGCCTATCATTCCTAAGCATTTGGCAGCTAATGAAGGCGCTAAACCATATCCTGGAAAAAGTGGATCGTAAAATTCCTCTGCTTTGAGCAATTCTATTAAAGCAGGTACAATAGCTCCTTTCTCCTGAACAATCGCTTCAATTTCTTGAGCAGCCTCTAAATCTTCAGATAAAATTAAATCAGCCACTAAAAGCATGTTTTTCATGGCTGGCTTAGGCTTTTCATATAAGCTTCTAAGTTTTTTGTAAGCTGTCTTGGCTTCTGCAATTTTTTCTGCCTCGGCCCCTGCAAGCATTAAAGGAGCCAAATCTGTTTTCATTTTTTTCTCTATTTTGGCTAACGTATGAATGCTTTCTAATTCAAACTCAGGGTTTACCCCTTTTCCTTCATTAAGATAATAATCCAGCATGACATCAAACTTTCCTCCGAAATGCACCTCACGGTGCATAAGAATTGCATGATCTAATGCATTAGCCAAAGGTAAACCTTCAATAGCTGCCTCTTCATCTCTCATTGTTTTTCTCCTTTACACGTCTGCTTCCAAACCGCTTCAGCATTATAGCTAGAGCGAATAAAAGGTCCGCAATACATATTTTTGATTCCCAAGGAATATCCATATTCTTCATATTTTTTAAATTGTTGAGGAGTAATAAATTCTTTAACTAACAACTTGTTTTTTTGGGGTTGTAGATATTGCCCCAGGGTAATAATATCACAGCCTACGGTTTTTAAATCTTTAAGCGTTTCAAAAACTTCCGCTTCACTTTCCCCTAAGCCTACCATTATTCCTGACT
Coding sequences within it:
- a CDS encoding leucine-rich repeat domain-containing protein translates to MHFPQEGISKQAFILDKIYKLEDRLSEGEKAKAIFKQTFALARALAPLELEFKWRTEEKRCFTLVNYSSYLININRLLMWKKLPGGEEYLSQEKIKYLPLEKQGELFRKWIESHGKNIRNLSLAEVGLTLLPAEIGCLSQLQELSLTNNRLTTLPAEIRQLAQLQILYLSGNQLTALPAEAGQLSKLERLFLSANQLTALPTKIGQASQLKWLYLDDNRFTTFPIEIRHLSQMQKLDLSYNQLTTLPAEIGQLAKLEMLNLDDNQLTNLPIEIGQLSQLQTLSLSYNQLTALPIEMGQLLQLRWLDLENNKLTTLPAEMGQLTERLNLKLDGNPLKSIPSELKKRFRL